From the Takifugu flavidus isolate HTHZ2018 chromosome 12, ASM371156v2, whole genome shotgun sequence genome, one window contains:
- the gap43 gene encoding neuromodulin — MLCCIRRTKPVEKNEDADQKIEQDGTTNKPEDKAHKAATKIQASFRGHITRKKMKDGEKEKDGDSPAAAEEATEGGEEVQKAEGEQKMNGEVAPEEGEAKKEEETSQAKSPVAEKPANSPAGAATSPAAPPTTEPQKQESKPEEKTEEKPKEADAKSPTTATAVEKKEEKEQSEEKQEEARQADVPAAVSQTAEEEEPNQTKDQADAAEESKAEEAAPADTAAAGATESKEE, encoded by the exons GTGGAGAAGAACGAGGACGCTGACCAGAAGATTGAACAGGATGGAACCACCAACAAACCTGAAGACAAAGCCCACAAGGCTGCCACCAAAATACAGGCCAGCTTTCGTGGACACATAACTCGGAAAAAGATGAAAGATGGCGAGAAAGAGAAGGACGGAgacagtcctgctgctgcagaggaggccacagagggaggagaggaggtgcagaaaGCAGAGGGGGAGCAGAAGATGAATGGCGAAGTGGCTCCAGAAGAAGGAGAGGctaagaaagaggaggagacgagcCAAGCCAAAAGCCCGGTGGCAGAAAAACCGGCTAactctcctgcaggagcagctacaTCTCCCGCTGCGCCTCCCACCACGGAGCCCCAGAAACAGGAGTCAAAGCCGGAGGAGAAAACCGAGGAGAAGCCCAAAGAGGCAGATGCCAAGAGTCCTACCACAGCCACAGCcgtggagaagaaggaggagaaggagcaaagtgaggagaaacaggaggaggccAGACAAGCCGACGtgcctgctgctgtcagtcagacagctgaggaggaggagcctaaCCAAACAAAAGACCAAGCAG atgctgcagaggaGAGTAAAGCAGAGGAAGCCGCCCCAGCGGACACAGCGGCGGCTGGCGCCACCGAGTCCAAGGAAGAATAG